The following proteins are co-located in the Tolypothrix sp. NIES-4075 genome:
- a CDS encoding peptidoglycan-binding domain-containing protein has translation MSHIGLLMTGVLTTGQPSLPKLPVQPLFQSDKPVQQSIEERSNDVVAATEITPPELIQLDGNLQVAHSPLNKEQQKILSSLTEKIKFIQSKFSHVGKDTAVEGWTLGEISVVAAVNLIIKEDEQSSDELVIARSRSVFKGESPKLRPKFINQNLPTLDFGSSGVSVKVLQRLLLSNGYAVRVDGVFGALTESAVKAFQNRRNLGVDGVVGSRTWRELTK, from the coding sequence ATGAGTCATATTGGTCTGCTGATGACCGGTGTCTTAACAACAGGACAACCGTCTTTGCCCAAGTTACCCGTACAGCCATTATTTCAGTCAGACAAGCCGGTGCAGCAGTCAATAGAGGAGCGCTCAAATGATGTCGTTGCCGCTACTGAAATCACACCGCCTGAATTGATACAGCTAGATGGTAATCTCCAAGTCGCCCACTCACCGCTGAATAAAGAGCAGCAAAAAATACTAAGTAGTTTGACAGAAAAAATTAAGTTTATACAATCTAAATTTTCTCATGTAGGAAAGGACACCGCTGTAGAAGGCTGGACGCTGGGGGAAATTTCAGTTGTTGCTGCTGTGAATCTGATTATAAAAGAAGATGAACAAAGTAGTGATGAGTTAGTTATTGCGCGATCGCGAAGTGTCTTCAAAGGAGAATCGCCAAAACTAAGACCAAAATTTATTAACCAAAATCTGCCAACTCTAGATTTCGGTAGCTCAGGTGTTTCTGTCAAAGTTTTGCAACGCCTATTATTATCTAACGGCTATGCTGTTCGAGTTGATGGAGTTTTCGGAGCGCTGACAGAAAGTGCTGTCAAAGCCTTTCAAAATCGGCGGAATTTAGGTGTGGATGGAGTTGTTGGTTCTAGAACTTGGCGGGAATTAACAAAATAG